One stretch of Gopherus flavomarginatus isolate rGopFla2 chromosome 2, rGopFla2.mat.asm, whole genome shotgun sequence DNA includes these proteins:
- the VAMP8 gene encoding vesicle-associated membrane protein 8, translated as MEGTAGSGMATDRVKNLQSEVEGVKNIMSQNVERILARGENLDHLRNKTEDLEATSEHFKTTSQKVARKYWWKNVKMIAIICVIVAIIIILIILFATNVIPT; from the exons ATG GAGGGCACTGCTGGCAGCGGGATGGCGACTGACCGGGTGAAGAACCTGCAGAGCGAGGTGGAGGGGGTGAAAAACATCATGTCGCAGAATGTGGAGCGGATCCTGGCGCGGGGCGAGAACCTGGACCACCTGCGGAACAAGACCGAGGACCTGGAGGCGACG TCTGAGCACTTCAAGACGACTTCGCAGAAGGTGGCCCGCAAGTACTGGTGGAAGAACGTCAAGATGATCGCCATCATCTGCGTCATTGTGGCCATCATCATTATCCTCATCATACTCTTCGCCACCAACGTCATCCCCACATAG